The genomic DNA GACTTGTCTTTGAACCAACCGGAAATGTTTCCACATTTGCTACAGGAAAAATGAATTCTATAGTCCTTGCGTCGGTGCAGTTTATCCTCCGTGACCCAAATTGGTTTTCCATCTCCGTCAACCTGGTCAGTTTTGCGAGTGACGGGTTTGATGTACTCCTCAATTCTTAATAACTCTTCCTCCCTAACCTCCCGCATAAAAAACTTTTTGCATTTGGGACATTGGGTTTTGAGGACTACATCAAGAATAAAGAAAAGTATTAGGAGTCCCGCAACCCACCAGATCCACGAGGGAATGGCGCCCAAAAGTGAAGGATGATCTGCCCATGGGTCATTAGAAAACATCAAAGATTCCTCTGAATTTATTTCGGACATTATAAATTAATTCAAAGGATGAGCTGAGTTTGTTTTCTCTTCTCCCGATCGGCCTTAGCCACCAGTGGCTTGCCCTCGGACACGAATAACGTGTCCGGGTCACCAGGCCTCGGATGCTGTCGCTTCGCTATCGCACTCCGTCGGAAACTCGAAAACGTTTATTGGGCCGATATTACGCAGGGCTTCATATCGTTCTATCCCTCCTTGGCCGCCCCTTTCCTCTTCGAGGGGCGGCCCCGGAGGCTGCTCCCAGTTAAAGGAGCAAGGCCATGACGAAGAGAAAACACGAAGCGCTAACATTCGACGTGAAGGTGTTACCCCCGCCAACGGTTCCCCCGGCTTCCTGGGCCGAAGCTAGGGCCGACTACAAGAGGGGGCCGGTCATATCTAGCCCCGAGGACGTGGCCGCCTACTTCAAGCAATACATCGGCGGAAAAGATACGGAAGCCTTCCTGACCATGTACCTGGACCACCGGAACCATGTTTTGGACGTGGTGCTGAATCAGGAGGGGACCGTGGACCACACCGCCGTCTATCCCCGGGAGGTCCTCAAGAAGGCCCTGGACTTGAAGGCAACGGGCATTATTTTCAGCCATAACCACCCAGCAGGGAGCTTGGAGCCTTCCGAAGGGGACAAGGCCTTAACCCGCCAAATTTTGACCGGGGCCAGGGCCTTGGGCATTACCGTCCACGACCACCTAATCGTGACCCATGAGGGACACTTTTCCTTCCGCCAAGCCGGGCTTTTGGTCTAGGGGGTGCAATATGGACTTCCTACATGAAGGCGAGGTTTGTTATCACGGTTGGAACGAAGAAGGCGAGGGCAGACCTTGCCCGACCTGCGCGGGGTACTGTCCAAGTTGTGGACGATGGGGATTAACCCTGGATTGGCAGACGGGGAATTGCCTGGACTGCCAAGAGGTATTTGACTCGGACTACCAGGGATAAAAATCCAACAAAAATCAGGCCCTGTCCCCAGGGCCGTTTTGTGTCCGGCAGGGTAGGGTGATCCCTCCCCTGCACCCCACCCCGTTTTAACAAAGAAAGAAACAATGACTGGAAATCACATCCTGTTAAAATGGCTAACAATACGATGAAAAATATAAAACCGAAATTAATTACGATAGATGAGACCTCGAAGCATTTAGACGAGGTCAAGGAATTGGGGAGAAAAAATTCCTCAACATTAGGGTTTTTCCCTGACGGGGCATTTTTGGACCATGCCCACAAAAAAAGAATATTGGGTGTAATTATAGGAAATGAATTTGCGGGATATTTGCTTTACAGAGTTTCAAAAAATTCAGTCAAAATTGTCCATTTGTGCATCAAAGAGACCTTTCGTGGAAAAAATTTGTCCAAGGTATTAATAGACCAACTGAAAAATGAAACCTTAATGTTTCGAGGAATTGCTCTTAGATGTCGCCGGGATTTCCCTGCGAACAAGATGTGGCCCAAATTAGGTTTTACGGCTATTAGTGAAAAAGCAGGCCGCAGTTTGGAACAAAAGACACTAACCCTTTGGTG from bacterium includes the following:
- a CDS encoding JAB domain-containing protein, with product MTKRKHEALTFDVKVLPPPTVPPASWAEARADYKRGPVISSPEDVAAYFKQYIGGKDTEAFLTMYLDHRNHVLDVVLNQEGTVDHTAVYPREVLKKALDLKATGIIFSHNHPAGSLEPSEGDKALTRQILTGARALGITVHDHLIVTHEGHFSFRQAGLLV